TGACCATCGCCATGTCGATGGGCTTCTCCGCGTTCCTGGCGCTGACCTTCACGCCGGCGCTGTGCGCCAGCTTCCTCAAGGCCACCCATTCGGACAAGAAGAACTGGGTCTACCGCACCTTCGACAAGTACTACGACAAGCTGGCGCATCGCTATGTCGGCGTGGTCGGCCACACCTTGAAGCGCTCGCCGCCGTGGATGATCGTGTTCGTGGTGCTGGTGGTGCTGTGCGGTTTCCTGTTCACCCGCATGCCGGGCAGCTTCCTGCCGGAAGAAGACCAGGGCTTTGCGCTGGCCATCGTGCAGTTGCCGCCGGGCGCCACCAAGATCCGTACCAATGAGACCTTCACGCAGATGCGTGCGGTGCTGGAGAAGCAGCCGGCCGTGGAAGGCATGCTGCAGATCGCCGGCTTCAGCTTCCTGGGCTCGGGCGAAAACGTCGGCATGGGCTTCATCCGGCTCAAGCCGTGGGAAGAGCGCGACGTCACTGCGGAAGAGTTGATCAAGCAGCTCAATGGCGCCTTCTACGGCATCAAGGGCGCGCAGATCTTCGTGGTCAACCTGCCCACCGTGCAGGGGTTGGGCCAGTTCGGCGGCTTCGACATGTGGCTGCAGGACCGCGCCGGTGCAGGCCAGGAGGCACTGACCCAGGCGCGCAACATCGTGCTGGGCAAGGCGGCGGAAAAGGCCGACACCATGGTGGGCGTGCGCCCGAACGGCCTGGAAAACTCGCCGCAGCTGCAGTTGCACGTGGACCGCGTGCAGGCGCAGTCGATGGGCGTGGAAGTCAGCGACATCTACAGCTCCATCCAGCTGATGCTGGCGCCGGTGTACGTCAACGACTACTTCTCCGAAGGCCGCATCAAGCGCGTCAACATCCGTGCCGACGACCAGTTCCGCACCGGGCCGGAATCGCTGCGTAACTTCTTCACCCCCAGCAGCACCGCCACCGGCGCCGATGGCCAGCCCGGCATGATTCCGCTGAGCAATGTGGTCAAGGCCGAGTGGACCTACGCCTCGCCGGCGCTGAACCGCTACAACGGCTATTCGGCGGTGAACATCGTCGGCAACCCCGCTCCGGGCGGCAGCTCCGGCCAGGCGATGAACGCGATGGAAGAGATCGTCAACAACGATCTGCCACCGGGCTTCGGTTTCGACTGGAGCGGCATGTCCTACCAGGAAATCATCGCCGGCAACGCGGCCACCCTGCTGCTTGCGCTGTCGGTGGTGGTGGTGTTCCTGTGCCTGGCTGCACTCTACGAGAGCTGGTCGATTCCGGTGGCGGTGCTGATGGTGGTGCCGATCGGCGTGCTGGGCGCGATCACCTTCTCGATGCTGCGCGGCCTGCCGAACGATTTGTACTTCAAGATCGGCATGATCACCGTCATTGGTCTGGCGGCGAAGAACGCGATCCTGATCGTGGAATTCGCGGTGGAGCAGCGGGCAGCGGGCAAGACCCTGCGCGAGGCGACACTGGAAGCGGCGCACCTGCGCTTCCGCCCGATCCTGATGACCTCGTTCGCCTTCATCCTGGGTGTGTTGCCGCTGGCGATCTCCACCGGTGCTGGCGCCAACTCGCGCCACTCCATTGGTACCGGCGTGATCGGCGGCATGGTGTTCGCCACCGTGCTGGGCGTGATCTTCATCCCGCTGTTCTTCGTGGTGGTGCGACGCATGCTGGGCGACAAGCTGGATGAGCAGTCCAAGGAATACCTGGTCGCACAGAACGACTCGGGCACGCACCGCCCGGATCGTTGAGTCAGGCGTTTATTGCAAACCAAGAGCCCCGGCAGTGCCGGGGCTTTTTTGTGCTTGGCTTGAAGGTTTTGACTGCATCCAGACCAAGCGACGACTCGAAGCGGTTTTCTCGAATGGCACGCGGATGGAACAGTAGGAGAGCCCCTAATCGGTGGCGTTGTTGCAGGGCCCTTGCCCGCCTACCGTCGCGGGACACGCTGCAAGTACGTCCCTGTAAGCTCTTACGCGGCATCCATGCCGCGTAAGGTCCCGCGACGGTAGGCGGGCAAGGACCAATCACGATGGCCGGTGCGCAGAGCTTTCACTAAAACAGCCAGCAAACTCCCTGGCGCGGTGCCCTCGCCGCTTGCGGGACCGTTGGCGGCACGGATGCCGCCATCGAGCCCCCAGGGACGGGTTCACGGCGTGTCCCGCAAGCGGTGAGGGCGCCGCGCACTCGACGAGCCAGGCGTTTGACTTCGAGTGGTAGAACACGCAGCTAGAGCGACGGGCCAAGCTTTTGCGCGGACGCTGGGCGCCCCGGCAAATTTAGCTGCCGGGTGTGCGTACGC
The window above is part of the Xanthomonas campestris pv. badrii genome. Proteins encoded here:
- a CDS encoding multidrug efflux RND transporter permease subunit encodes the protein MPKFFIEHPIFAWVVAILISLAGVISILNLGIESYPTIAPPQVTVTANFPGASADTAEKAVTQVIEQQLTGIDHLLYFNSSSASNGRVTITLTFETGTDADIAQVQVQNKVSLATPRLPSEVNQQGVVVAKANAGFLMVAALRSDNPSIDRDALNDIVGSRVLEQISRVPGVGSTNQFGAEYAMNIWLNPEKLQGYNLSATQVLTAVRNQNVQFAAGSVGADPTPDGISFTATVSAEGRFSSPQEFEDIILRTDNNGATVRLKDVARVTVGPSTYGFDTQYNGKPTGAFGIQLLPGANALNVSEAVGAKLDELQPTFPQGVTWFAPYESTTFVRISIEEVIHTLVEAIVLVFLVMLLFLQNFRATVIPTLVIPVALLGTFFGMYAIGFTINQLTLFAMVLAIGIVVDDAIVVIENVERIMSEEHLEPKAATQKAMTQITGAVVAITVVLAAVFIPSSLQPGASGAIYKQFALTIAMSMGFSAFLALTFTPALCASFLKATHSDKKNWVYRTFDKYYDKLAHRYVGVVGHTLKRSPPWMIVFVVLVVLCGFLFTRMPGSFLPEEDQGFALAIVQLPPGATKIRTNETFTQMRAVLEKQPAVEGMLQIAGFSFLGSGENVGMGFIRLKPWEERDVTAEELIKQLNGAFYGIKGAQIFVVNLPTVQGLGQFGGFDMWLQDRAGAGQEALTQARNIVLGKAAEKADTMVGVRPNGLENSPQLQLHVDRVQAQSMGVEVSDIYSSIQLMLAPVYVNDYFSEGRIKRVNIRADDQFRTGPESLRNFFTPSSTATGADGQPGMIPLSNVVKAEWTYASPALNRYNGYSAVNIVGNPAPGGSSGQAMNAMEEIVNNDLPPGFGFDWSGMSYQEIIAGNAATLLLALSVVVVFLCLAALYESWSIPVAVLMVVPIGVLGAITFSMLRGLPNDLYFKIGMITVIGLAAKNAILIVEFAVEQRAAGKTLREATLEAAHLRFRPILMTSFAFILGVLPLAISTGAGANSRHSIGTGVIGGMVFATVLGVIFIPLFFVVVRRMLGDKLDEQSKEYLVAQNDSGTHRPDR